Proteins encoded together in one Falco peregrinus isolate bFalPer1 chromosome 2, bFalPer1.pri, whole genome shotgun sequence window:
- the SEZ6 gene encoding seizure protein 6 homolog isoform X1 — MGSPPPALLLPLLAALLRAPAHGFNGLARKAGESAEAEGEPTALPTPAEREAEARFVSTAPTLKLLNHHPLLEDLLHEAFLKKDYLGQAPFLPAGPGPLLPASALEPAPGPPAPEPPPRTPALPRAAFPTDPLTTPAGRPGLWGEAWGAVPGADPSWSPAGVLESGPASSSQAPATPSTSLGPRAGTTMVPGDEEGTTTTSTITTTTVTTLQGPVPCNRTLAGPEGWLVSPELAGVPYDGSLDCTYTVTVYPGYGVELKVHNISLVEGETLTVESAGGLEPTLLANESFLLRGQVIRSPANLLTLRFQSPRPPSPGSYRFHYQAYLLSCPFPARPAFGEVSVSSLHPGGDARFRCAAGYQLQGAHRLTCRNATRPFWSAREPLCLAACGGVVRNATVGRIVSPGFPGNYSNNLTCHWLLEAPASHRLHLHFEKVSLAEDDDRLIIRNGNNVEAPPVYDSYEVEYLPIEGLLSTGRHFFVELTTDSSGAAAGMALRYEAFEQGHCYEPFVKYGNFTASDPRYPVGTTVEFSCDPGYTLEQGSTVIECVDPSDPQWNETEPACRAVCSGELTDTAGVVLSPNWPEAYGKGQDCIWGLHVEEDKRIMLDVRVLRLGMGDVLTFYDGDDLTARILGQYTGTRGRFKLYASTADVTVQFQSDPGTGAFGYQQGFVIHFSEVPRNDTCPELPDIANGWKTSSQPELLHGTVVTYHCYPGFQLAGTDLLMCHWDLTWSGDLPTCERVTSCRDPGDAEHSRRVVSSPKFPVGATVQYVCDKGYILAGAGTLTCHDRAAGGPKWSDRLPKCIPETYEPCHNPGVPAGGRQSPEWRLYPAGATLRFSCTAGRALLGEGSLRCLPGHPSRWSGSPPICKAASYDDFYSNRNLDAVAKAVPSGTGLEGTNVAIAVFLPILVVALLIGGIYLYFSKLQGKPALQLPLAGSHPYDHITVESAFDNPTYETGGPHMGWNTHPETTHMMDIHPGSTHRMEHATRDCTWDGTSIQGPFVGWDIHAGATSHTG; from the exons GCTTCAATGGGCTGGCAAGGAAGGCTGGGGAGAGCGCTGAGGCCGAGGGGGAGCCGACGGCACTGCCCACACCGGCGGAGCGGGAGGCGGAGGCTCGCTTCGTGAGCACAGCACCCACGCTGAAGCTCCTCAACCACCACCCGCTGCTGGAGGACCTGCTGCACGAAGCCTTCCTGAAGAAGGACTACCTGGGCCAGGCACCATTCCTGCCTGCTGGCCCTggccccctcctgcctgccagcgCCCTCGAGCCAGCCcctggccccccagcccccgagCCCCCACCACGCACCCCcgccctgcccagggctgccttCCCCACTGACCCGCTGACCACCCCGGCAGGGCGCCCGGGGCTGTGGGGGGAGGCGTGGGGGGCTGTGCCAGGTGCTGACCCTTCATGGTCCCCCGCCGGGGTGCTGGAGTCGGGTCCTGCATCTTCCAGCCAGGCACCCGCCACCCCTAGCACATCCCTGGGACCCCGCGCTGGGACCACCATGGTCCCCGGGGATGAGGAGGggaccaccaccacctccaccatcaccaccaccaccgtcACCACACTGCAGGGTCCAG TCCCCTGCAACCGGACGCTGGCAGGCCCTGAGGGCTGGCTGGTGTCCCCGGAGCTGGCCGGTGTCCCCTACGATGGCAGCCTGGACTGTACCTACACCGTCACCGTCTACCCTGGCTATGGTGTGGAGCTCAAG GTACACAACATCAGCCTGGTGGAGGGGGAGACGCTGACGGTGGAGAGCGCGGGGGGCCTGGAGCCCACCCTCCTGGCCAATGAGTCCTTCCTGCTGCGGGGCCAGGTCATCCGCAGCCCTGCCAACCTCCTCACCCTCCGCTTCCAgagcccccggccccccagccccggctccTACCGCTTCCACTACCAAG CCTACCTGCTGAGCTGCCCCTTCCCGGCACGGCCGGCTTTCGGGGAGGTCTCTGTCAGCAGCCTGCACCCCGGCGGGGATGCCCGCTTCCGCTGCGCTGCCGGCTACCAGCTGCAAGGTGCCCACCGGCTCACCTGCCGCAATGCCACCCGGCCCTTCTGGAGTGCCCGTGAGCCCCTCTGCCTCG CGGCGTGTGGCGGGGTGGTCCGGAATGCCACGGTGGGACGCATCGTCTCgcccggcttccctgggaaCTACAGCAACAACCTGACATGCCACTGGCTGCTGGAGGCGCCTGCCAGCCACCGCCTGCACCTCCATTTCGAGAAGGTCTCACTGGCAGAGGATGATGACAG GCTCATTATCCGCAACGGCAACAACGTGGAGGCACCGCCGGTGTACGACTCCTACGAGGTGGAGTACCTGCCCATTGAGGGGCTGCTCAGCACCGGGCGCCACTTCTTTGTGGAGCTCACCACCGACAGCAGCGGGGCCGCTGCAGGCATGGCACTGCGCTATGAGG CCTTTGAGCAGGGACATTGCTACGAGCCCTTTGTCAAGTACGGGAACTTCACGGCCAGCGACCCCCGGTACCCCGTGGGCACCACAGTGGAGTTCAGCTGCGACCCTGGCTacacgctggagcagggctccACCGTCATCGAGTGCGTCGACCCCAGTGACCCACAGTGGAACGAGACGGAGCCAGCGTGTCGCG CGGTGTGCAGTGGGGAGCTGACGGACACGGCCGGTGTGGTGCTGTCACCCAACTGGCCGGAGGCATACGGCAAGGGCCAGGACTGCATCTGGGGGCTGCACGTGGAGGAGGACAAGCGCATCATGCTGGATGTCCGCGT gCTGCGGCTGGGGATGGGGGACGTGCTGACCTTCTACGATGGGGACGACCTGACAGCCCGCATCCTGGGCCAGTACACGGGCACCCGCGGCCGTTTCAAGCTCTACGCCTCCACTGCCGATGTCACCGTCCAGTTCCAGTCTGACCCTGGCACCGGTGCCTTTGGCTACCAGCAGGGCTTTGTCATCCATTTCTCCG AGGTCCCCCGTAACGACACCTGCCCTGAGCTGCCAGACATTGCCAATGGCTGGAAGACGTCCTCGCAGCCGGAGCTGCTCCATGGCACCGTGGTCACCTACCATTGCTACCCTGGCTTCCAACTGGCTGGCACCGACCTCCTGATGTGTCACTGGGACCTGACGTGGAGCGGTGACCTGCCCACCTGCGAGCGGG TGACCTCCTGCCGGGACCCCGGGGATGCTGAGCACAGCCGCAGGGTGGTCTCCAGCCCTAAATTCCCAGTGGGAGCCACTGTGCAGTATGTCTGCGACAAGGGCTACATCCTGGCGGGTGCTGGGACCCTCACCTGCCACGACCGCGCTGCGGGGGGACCCAAGTGGAGTGACCGTCTCCCCAAGTGCATCC CGGAGACCTACGAGCCCTGCCACAACCCCGGCgtgccggcgggcgggcggcagAGCCCCGAGTGGCGGCTGTACCCGGCCGGAGCCACCTTGCGCTTCTCCTGCACTGCTGGCCGGGCACTGCTGGGCGAGGGCAgcctgcgctgcctgcccgGGCACCCCTCGCGCTGGAGCGGCTCACCTCCCATCTGCAAGGCGG CTTCCTATGATGACTTTTACAGCAACCGCAACCTGGATG CTGTGGCCAAGGCCGTGCCCTCGGGGACGGGGCTGGAGGGCACCAACGTCGCCATCGCTGTCTTCCTGCCCATACTGGTGGTGGCCCTGCTCATCGGAGGCATTTACCTCTACTTCTCCAA GCTCCAGGGgaagccagccctgcagctgcccctcGCTGGCTCCCACCCCTATGACCATATCACCGTGGAGTCGGCATTCGACAACCCCACCTACGAGACAGGA GGACCACACATGGGATGGAATACCCATCCAGAGACCACTCACATGATGGACATCCATCCAGGGAGCACGCACAGGATGGAACATGCAACCAGAGATTGCACATGGGATGGGACATCCATCCAGGGACCGTTTGTGGGATGGGACATCCACGCAGGGGCCACATCACACACAGGATGA